One Malus domestica chromosome 11, GDT2T_hap1 genomic region harbors:
- the TLP4 gene encoding tubby-like F-box protein 7 — MSLRKAFRSRKFSKSFRELKLSDEDQARGGNRRVVRDSDCADSSSSPSSSSWSDMLPELLGEIIRRVEASEDKWPHRKNVVACACVCKRWRDITKEIARSPSYSGKITFPSCLKQPGPRDFPHQCLIKRNKKTSTFYLYLALTSSFTDKGKFLLAARRYRHGTNYEYIISLDADDISQGSNAYVGKLSSDFLGTNFTIYDSQPPHSGAKPASSRSTRRFASKQISPQVPAGNFEVGQVSYKFNLLKSRGPRRMICPLICPPSDETAIGKPLDNLKLKKTASTSSGYTFLRNKAPRWHDQLQCWCLNFHGRVTVASVKNFQLVAAVDPSQPGGKGDEETALQFGKVGDDTFTMDYRQPLSAFQAFAICLTSFGTKLACE, encoded by the exons ATGTCTCTGCGGAAAGCCTTTCGCTCCCGGAAATTCTCCAAATCGTTCAGGGAATTGAAGCTCAGCGACGAGgatcaggcgcgtgggggcaaCCGCCGAGTCGTCCGCGACTCGGACTGTGCTGACTCATCTTCATCGCCGTCGTCGTCTTCGTGGTCGGATATGCTCCCGGAGCTGCTCGGTGAGATCATACGGAGAGTGGAGGCCAGCGAGGACAAGTGGCCTCACCGCAAAAACGTCGTCGCTTGTGCCTGTGTCTGCAAGCGGTGGAGGGATATCACCAAGGAGATCGCGCGGTCTCCTTCGTACAGTGGCAAAATTACCTTCCCTTCGTGCCTTAAACAG CCAGGACCACGCGATTTTCCCCACCAATGTCTAATAAAACGAAACAAGAAGACCTCAACGTTTTACCTTTATCttgcacttacctcat CATTCACCGATAAGGGAAAGTTTCTTTTAGCAGCACGGAGATACAGGCATGGCACTAACTATGAGTATATAATATCACTTGATGCTGATGACATATCCCAAGGAAGTAATGCTTATGTGGGAAAATTAAG CTCCGATTTTCTGGGCACCAATTTTACAATCTATGACAGCCAGCCACCGCATAGTGGTGCAAAGCCTGCTAGCAGTAGGTCTACTCGTCGTTTTGCAAGCAAGCAAATAAGCCCCCAAGTTCCGGCAGGCAACTTTGAAGTTGGGCAGGTCTCTTACAAGTTCAACCTTCTAAAATCAAGAGGTCCAAGGAGGATGATTTGCCCGCTTATTTGCCCACCATCAGATGAAACTGCCATTGGAAAACCTTTGGACAATTTAAAGTTGAAGAAAACAGCTTCTACAAGTTCTGGTTACACCTTTTTGAGGAACAAAGCTCCAAGATGGCATGATCAGTTGCAGTGCTGGTGTTTGAATTTCCATGGTCGGGTCACGGTGGCATCAGTAAAGAACTTTCAACTGGTTGCAGCTGTGGACCCAAGCCAGCCAGGAGGGAAAGGAGACGAAGAAACGGCTCTCCAGTTCGGGAAAGTGGGTGATGATACATTTACCATGGATTATAGGCAGCCTTTGTCAGCGTTCCAGGCATTTGCTATTTGCCTTACCAGCTTTGGCACCAAACTGGCGTGCGAGTAA